One Gimesia aquarii DNA segment encodes these proteins:
- a CDS encoding glycine zipper domain-containing protein, with amino-acid sequence MDYLTYKKMFSLLLLCLVQVGCSSMNHTQAGAANGAGIGAVTGAIIGSHSGNGGAGALIGAATGGLAGSLIGNAEDAREERDVAIAQANHERMARSAIKNSDVIHMSHNGVSDSVIIGAIQSRGGAFDLSPQTIISLKQQGISDQLIEFMQKHNYVAGTEPVIVKQRPATVVTSPSVVYVTPRPRPRFRPRTGIHGHFHF; translated from the coding sequence ATGGACTACTTGACATATAAGAAAATGTTTTCGCTTTTGTTGCTCTGTTTAGTGCAAGTGGGCTGCAGTTCCATGAATCATACTCAGGCAGGTGCAGCAAACGGAGCAGGGATCGGTGCGGTGACTGGAGCGATTATTGGCAGTCATTCTGGTAATGGAGGCGCTGGTGCCTTAATTGGCGCAGCTACTGGTGGACTCGCGGGTAGTTTGATTGGAAATGCAGAGGATGCAAGAGAAGAACGTGATGTTGCCATTGCGCAGGCAAACCATGAGCGTATGGCGCGGTCGGCAATAAAAAATAGCGATGTGATTCACATGTCTCACAACGGTGTGAGCGATTCTGTTATTATTGGCGCCATTCAGAGTCGGGGAGGTGCCTTCGATCTAAGTCCTCAAACAATCATCTCACTGAAACAACAGGGAATTAGTGATCAGTTGATTGAATTTATGCAAAAACATAATTATGTTGCCGGAACTGAGCCGGTCATTGTGAAACAGAGACCAGCGACCGTCGTAACATCACCGTCTGTCGTCTATGTGACTCCACGCCCAAGGCCTCGATTCAGGCCTCGAACAGGAATTCATGGCCACTTTCATTTTTGA
- a CDS encoding protein kinase domain-containing protein, which translates to MNDTPDKKEQNEESPDELNTHNAQSESESQSDSENSGEENDQTIISDQWASEEFSSAGQETVEEVASGDQYQTHDESLSDSDTVDDLSANQQTVAEINPSDDIYATVIDPELANADESHVEGSQPKGSETETVSEFPTKNTNAENDQTLVLDEPVENSDINATLIEDGNQPLDIDATLVSDDVPPELMATMNSAWGPEMATMAEGPEMTIKAQEFIDEDLTNQTSLVIKKRNFSDTTAAEFSEDAEYELIEVLGQGGMGVVYTARQTSIDRQVAVKMLKSKTAKNQDQRHKFLAEAVVTGELDHPNIVPIYDVGSNNSGALFYSMKKVEGRPWLKSIRKNSLAENLNILMKVADAVAFAHSRSVVHRDLKPENVMLGEFGEVLVMDWGLAQSTTGFRKSNSIITTSSMGGTPAYMAPEMATGPVDRISPLSDIYLLGAILYEILTGRPPHTGKTAMKCLMAAAKNSIVPTEKKGELVDIAMKAMATQPQDRYPSVQAFQQAIMEYQSHSESISLTTRAEEDLNSAINTENYESFSRALFGFQEALSLWPENSSARAGIQNSTLSYASTAYGKGDYDLGLSLLSEEDTSHVELITKIRSAQTERDARQQRLRAAKRVFVGMLATFLFVVTGAFFWIRAEANRALEAEKVAESERDTAVLERKKADDARALEEIARKKAEDAKEQEAIALTQAKIDRDKAVISEKKAISEKERAEEAKKSEEYEAYIARIGLAAAKIEENAFESAIELLNECPEQLRNWEWGRLMHLCSQSSRDFNAKAPIDALAISKDGSQFVTGGKDGFARLWDRVSGKVIGEFDHNKHPVLAVALSPDGKLLATGSEDPKGFIKIWDLNSQTQIPRTFQNSEGKKPFDKGHTEGVLSLSFSKDGTRLLSSSYDKTARLWEVETGKQLQRFWGHNWWVWDANFSTDERRIVTASQDGTAIIWSVETGKQGAPFTGHQGPVYSAHFSPDPESRHVTSSGYDRRVLLWKPEDLVPYDYSKIVAGKKNEPPPFTAFEGHQESVQSAEFTNDGTMIISASHDNTVKLWDIATTKALKTLRGHDSWVQAATLLRDGKWILSASHDAHLKLWNIAGYEEIRTLKGRVLAHHVDAILDVSFSKDGKQLVTASRDKTAISWNVSTGKVRKEFTEGHSFLASNAIFLPDRKRLATAAVDNSVRIWNIQSGTEHKRFEHTGRSAAIDVSADSHFLITGSDKKTVRIWNIDTGEMVKELKGHKSEVCAVAFSPDMHFCASGDVRGRCMLWNVKTGELIHKLDGHTRKIAALKFLSNGKSLLSASGDNTVGHWDITTGKENQSLILKHPDSVLSMSVFNNETQAVTSCADGLVRVWDIVTPKIIRTIQPANGLINSVSVSHDNKRLLTANVQQRVIQVWALDTGKELLSPGSNGQLNAFLDFRTKGGMLWTAIFSPYHDSILTVGGRDARLWNGMTAKQEMAFHPHGVVASASFSPDGKWLVTGSWDNSAKIWNTQTGHAEKKLEQKHQGFVNTARYSPNGKLILTSSDDGTAKVWDAVTGDIVLTLDHHGSHVKSAIFSPDGSQIVTASDDKTLVMWDSKSGKKLSTFKGHAWPIRKVAYSHDGKRLISGSEDNTAIIWDIVTQKKKILAGHTAPVASVVFSPDDSRAFTASDDGTAKLWDAESGKEILTLSNHSQGVTSVDFSPNGRYVATGSQDGQAILWLTVDWKKKDSDSNQVATTSSPQK; encoded by the coding sequence ATGAACGACACTCCGGACAAAAAAGAACAGAATGAGGAATCGCCGGACGAACTGAACACACACAATGCGCAGTCTGAAAGCGAATCACAATCTGATTCAGAGAATTCTGGTGAAGAAAACGACCAGACCATCATCTCGGATCAATGGGCTTCAGAGGAGTTCTCCAGCGCAGGACAGGAAACGGTCGAAGAAGTCGCTTCAGGAGATCAATATCAGACACATGATGAATCGCTTTCAGACTCAGACACTGTGGATGATCTCTCGGCGAATCAGCAAACGGTTGCCGAAATCAATCCATCAGATGATATTTACGCAACGGTCATTGATCCCGAGCTTGCCAATGCCGATGAATCGCACGTAGAAGGAAGTCAACCTAAAGGATCGGAAACAGAAACAGTCAGTGAATTTCCAACAAAGAACACAAATGCTGAGAACGATCAAACACTGGTGCTCGACGAACCAGTAGAAAATTCGGACATCAATGCCACATTAATCGAAGATGGGAATCAACCGCTCGACATCGATGCCACTCTTGTCTCTGATGATGTTCCGCCAGAACTCATGGCAACCATGAATTCTGCCTGGGGACCAGAAATGGCGACTATGGCTGAAGGTCCTGAAATGACCATCAAAGCTCAAGAATTCATTGATGAAGACCTTACCAATCAAACTTCTTTGGTCATCAAAAAACGAAATTTCAGTGATACCACAGCGGCTGAATTTTCTGAGGATGCTGAATATGAACTGATTGAAGTCCTTGGCCAGGGTGGGATGGGTGTTGTTTATACGGCACGACAAACATCAATTGACCGTCAGGTCGCTGTCAAAATGCTGAAAAGCAAAACAGCAAAAAACCAGGATCAACGACACAAATTTCTTGCGGAAGCAGTGGTTACCGGTGAACTGGACCATCCAAATATCGTTCCCATTTATGACGTCGGAAGTAACAACAGTGGTGCCCTGTTCTACTCCATGAAAAAAGTCGAAGGTCGCCCCTGGTTAAAGAGTATTCGTAAAAACTCGCTTGCAGAAAATCTGAACATCTTGATGAAAGTCGCTGATGCGGTTGCTTTTGCTCATTCAAGAAGTGTGGTGCATCGTGACTTGAAGCCCGAAAATGTGATGCTTGGTGAATTTGGCGAAGTACTGGTCATGGATTGGGGGCTGGCACAATCTACGACCGGATTTCGGAAGTCCAACAGTATTATTACAACGTCGAGTATGGGTGGAACTCCCGCTTATATGGCTCCTGAAATGGCAACAGGGCCTGTAGACAGAATTTCGCCACTATCTGATATTTACTTGTTAGGAGCCATTCTCTACGAAATCCTCACAGGACGCCCGCCACATACAGGCAAAACCGCGATGAAATGTCTGATGGCAGCCGCAAAGAATAGTATTGTACCAACTGAAAAAAAAGGAGAACTGGTTGACATCGCCATGAAAGCGATGGCAACACAACCCCAGGACCGCTATCCCAGCGTGCAGGCTTTTCAACAAGCCATCATGGAGTATCAATCACACTCCGAAAGTATTTCTTTAACAACACGAGCTGAAGAAGATTTGAATTCCGCAATCAATACGGAAAATTACGAATCGTTTTCAAGGGCATTATTTGGATTTCAGGAAGCTCTCTCACTCTGGCCTGAAAATTCATCAGCGAGAGCAGGAATTCAGAATTCCACATTAAGCTATGCCAGTACCGCATATGGAAAAGGAGATTACGATCTCGGGCTCTCACTCTTAAGTGAAGAGGACACATCACATGTGGAATTGATCACAAAGATTCGTTCGGCTCAAACAGAACGTGATGCGCGCCAGCAACGTCTCCGTGCAGCAAAGCGGGTTTTTGTCGGTATGCTGGCAACCTTCCTGTTTGTCGTCACTGGTGCCTTCTTCTGGATTCGAGCAGAAGCAAATCGTGCCCTTGAAGCAGAAAAAGTTGCTGAGAGTGAACGCGATACTGCAGTACTAGAACGTAAAAAAGCGGATGATGCACGTGCTCTGGAAGAAATTGCACGTAAAAAAGCAGAAGATGCAAAAGAACAAGAAGCGATTGCTTTAACACAGGCAAAAATTGATCGAGACAAGGCAGTTATCTCTGAAAAGAAGGCCATTTCTGAAAAAGAAAGAGCAGAAGAAGCAAAAAAGTCTGAAGAGTATGAAGCCTATATTGCCCGTATTGGTCTGGCTGCTGCGAAGATTGAAGAAAACGCGTTTGAAAGTGCCATTGAACTATTAAATGAATGCCCTGAACAATTAAGAAACTGGGAATGGGGACGCTTAATGCACCTCTGCTCTCAAAGCAGCCGTGACTTTAACGCCAAAGCACCAATCGATGCATTAGCAATTTCTAAAGACGGTTCGCAATTTGTAACCGGTGGAAAAGATGGCTTCGCTCGTCTCTGGGATCGGGTGAGCGGGAAAGTCATTGGTGAATTCGACCATAATAAACACCCTGTACTGGCAGTCGCGCTCAGCCCAGATGGAAAGTTATTGGCAACAGGGAGTGAAGACCCAAAAGGTTTTATCAAAATATGGGATCTGAATTCGCAAACACAAATCCCTAGAACATTTCAAAACTCAGAGGGGAAAAAACCGTTTGATAAAGGCCACACCGAAGGTGTGTTAAGTCTCTCATTTTCCAAAGATGGAACGCGACTGCTTTCCAGTTCGTATGATAAAACGGCACGGCTTTGGGAAGTTGAAACCGGTAAACAGCTACAACGCTTCTGGGGACATAACTGGTGGGTTTGGGATGCTAATTTTTCAACAGATGAACGCCGGATTGTCACAGCGAGTCAGGATGGAACTGCTATTATCTGGTCTGTAGAAACAGGAAAACAGGGGGCTCCCTTCACCGGCCATCAGGGCCCCGTCTATTCTGCCCACTTCTCACCTGATCCTGAAAGCAGGCATGTCACCAGCAGTGGCTATGATCGGCGTGTTTTGTTATGGAAACCGGAAGACCTCGTTCCTTATGACTATTCAAAAATCGTAGCAGGTAAGAAAAATGAACCTCCTCCATTTACCGCATTTGAGGGTCATCAGGAAAGTGTTCAATCTGCCGAATTTACAAATGATGGCACAATGATCATCAGCGCCAGCCATGACAATACTGTCAAACTCTGGGACATTGCCACCACAAAAGCATTGAAGACATTACGTGGCCATGACAGTTGGGTCCAGGCGGCTACACTATTGAGAGATGGCAAGTGGATTCTCTCTGCAAGTCACGATGCCCATCTTAAGCTCTGGAATATTGCGGGCTATGAAGAAATCCGAACTTTGAAGGGACGCGTCCTTGCCCATCACGTCGATGCGATTCTCGATGTTTCCTTCTCCAAAGATGGAAAACAACTGGTTACAGCCAGTCGTGATAAAACTGCCATTTCCTGGAATGTCTCTACAGGAAAGGTCCGAAAAGAATTTACCGAAGGTCACTCCTTCCTGGCATCAAATGCGATCTTCCTCCCTGACCGAAAACGTCTGGCAACGGCAGCCGTTGATAATTCGGTACGGATTTGGAACATTCAATCAGGAACGGAACACAAACGCTTCGAGCACACGGGACGCAGCGCTGCCATTGATGTTTCTGCTGATTCGCATTTTTTGATCACTGGTAGTGACAAAAAAACCGTTCGTATTTGGAATATCGATACTGGCGAGATGGTTAAAGAATTAAAGGGCCACAAGTCTGAGGTGTGTGCTGTCGCGTTTTCACCCGATATGCATTTTTGTGCCAGTGGAGATGTCCGAGGCCGTTGCATGCTCTGGAATGTTAAGACAGGAGAGTTAATACACAAGTTAGATGGCCACACACGTAAAATTGCCGCCCTCAAGTTCTTAAGCAACGGCAAATCACTGCTTAGTGCCAGTGGTGACAACACAGTAGGACATTGGGACATCACAACAGGTAAAGAAAATCAAAGTTTAATTCTCAAGCATCCAGATTCTGTTCTTTCAATGTCAGTCTTTAATAATGAGACACAAGCCGTCACGAGTTGTGCCGATGGATTGGTGAGAGTCTGGGATATTGTCACTCCTAAAATCATTCGAACCATTCAACCCGCAAACGGTTTGATCAACTCGGTAAGCGTTTCGCATGATAACAAACGTTTGCTCACCGCAAATGTGCAACAGAGAGTGATTCAGGTCTGGGCCTTGGATACAGGAAAAGAGCTACTCAGTCCCGGTAGTAATGGTCAACTGAATGCGTTTCTGGATTTTAGAACAAAAGGCGGTATGTTGTGGACGGCCATCTTCTCGCCTTATCATGATTCAATTTTGACTGTAGGAGGTCGTGACGCACGACTCTGGAACGGAATGACGGCAAAACAGGAAATGGCCTTTCATCCTCATGGCGTCGTTGCATCAGCCTCGTTTTCACCGGATGGCAAGTGGCTCGTGACTGGTAGTTGGGATAACTCTGCCAAGATCTGGAATACTCAAACGGGACATGCGGAAAAGAAACTGGAACAGAAACATCAGGGTTTCGTGAATACTGCTCGATATTCTCCGAATGGTAAACTGATTTTGACATCGAGCGATGACGGAACTGCAAAAGTCTGGGACGCGGTGACTGGCGATATCGTTCTTACCCTGGATCACCATGGTTCTCATGTCAAAAGTGCCATATTCTCTCCCGATGGTTCACAAATCGTTACGGCTTCAGACGACAAAACATTAGTGATGTGGGATTCAAAATCTGGCAAAAAACTGTCGACTTTTAAAGGTCATGCATGGCCAATTCGAAAAGTGGCTTATTCACATGATGGCAAACGACTGATCTCGGGCTCCGAAGACAACACCGCTATTATCTGGGACATCGTAACACAGAAAAAAAAGATCCTTGCAGGACATACAGCTCCCGTTGCCTCAGTCGTCTTCTCTCCCGATGACAGCCGTGCTTTTACCGCCAGCGATGATGGAACAGCAAAGCTCTGGGATGCAGAATCGGGGAAAGAAATTCTAACTCTCAGCAATCACTCCCAGGGAGTGACTTCCGTAGACTTCTCTCCCAATGGACGCTATGTCGCAACCGGCAGTCAGGATGGTCAGGCAATATTATGGCTTACCGTTGACTGGAAAAAGAAGGATTCAGACTCAAATCAGGTAGCAACTACATCGAGTCCTCAAAAATGA